Genomic window (Bradyrhizobium sp. 186):
AAGTTCGTGATCGCCGGGACGACGCCCGCGATCTCCTTGAGCCTGGTACGGCCAAGCGCAGCACGACTGCCCAACCGCGGCAGCGAATCGACCAGGCCTCGCGTATAGGGGTGCGAGGGCGCCCGGAAAATGTCGGCCGAGCCGCGCTCCTCGACAATGCGGCCGGCATACATGACGGCGACGCGGCGGCAGACGTTGGCGACCAGGCCGAGATCGTGGCTGATCATCAAAATCGCCGTACCTCTCTCGGCGCATAGATTCCGCATCAGCTCGATGATTTCCGCTTGCACGGTCACGTCGAGCGCGGTCGTCGGCTCGTCGGCGATCAGAAGGTCCGGGCCGCATGCGAGGGCGATGGCGATCATCACGCGTTGACGCATGCCGCCCGAAAGCTGGTGCGGGTAATCCTTCACGCGCCGCTCGGGTGCGGGGACGCGGACGCTTGCCAGCGCCTCCACCGCCAGTTGGTTGGCTTCCCGCCTGCTTTTTCCCTTGTGCAGCACGAACATCTCGGCGATCTGCCGGCCTACGGGCGAGACCGGGTTCAGCGCCGTCATCGGCTCCTGGAAGATCATGGCGATGCGATTACCGCGCAGAGCTCGCTGCTTGGCGGCTGGAAGTCGCTGGATCTCCTGGCCGTCAAATCGTATGGCACCGGCGCCGATCGACAGCGGCTGCCGCAACAGGCCTATCAGGGCGAGAGCCGTAATGCTCTTGCCGCAGCCGGATTCGCCGACAAGGCCGAACGTCTCGCCACGATCGATGCGGAACGAAACACCCTCGACAGCGGCAACCCGGCTGGATCCGTGGCTGAGATCGATGCGTAGGTCCTCGACTTCGATCAGCGGCGAGCCCGTCATGTCCGCCGGCTCCGCGATTGTGGATCGAGAATGTCGCGCAAGCCATCGCCGAGCAAGTTGAGGCCGAGTACCGTCAGGAAGATGGCGAGGCCGGGAAAAACCGAGAGCCACGGCGCCGTCGTGATCTGGTCGCGGGCCTCCGACAGCATGCTTCCCCAGCTTGGAAAAGGTGGGCGGACGCCGAGGCCGAGGAACGACAATGCGGCTTCGGACAATACCGCGCTGCCCATGCCAAGCGTGCCGATGACGATGATGGGTCCGAGCATATTCGGCAGCAGCTGCGTGATCATGATCCGCAAATCACCGTAGCCGAGCACGGTTGCAGCCTGCACATAGCCCTGGCTCTTGAGCGACAGCGCCGACGCCCGTGCGATCCGGCACGTGAAGGACCAGTTGGTCAACCCGAGCGCGATGAGCAGGCTCGCCAGCCCGGACCCAAGCACCGCCATGATGGCAAGGGCGAAGATCAGGGAGGGGATCGCGAGCATGAGATTGGTCAGCCCGTTGACGACATCGTCCCACCAGCCGCCCCAATAGCCGGCGCTCAGGCCCAGTGCCACGCCGATGACGCTGTTGATGAGCTGCGAGACGATGCCGACCGTCAGCGAGACGCGCGCGCCGTACACGACGCGGGAATAGATGTCGCGGCCCTGCCCGTCGGTACCGAACCACCACGTCCAGCTTGGGGGCTCTTCTGCATTCAGCAAATTGGCGTCCAGGACGGGATCCGTGTGCGCCAGCCAGGGCGCGAGCAGGCCGACGAAGATCGCAAGCGCGAACAAGGCACCGCCGATGATGAGATTGGCACGGAGCGTCATGCGTATCTGATCCTAGGATCGATCACGCCGTAGAGCAGATCAATCAGCAAGTTGATCGCGAGAAAGAACAGCACCACCACGAGAATGGAGCCCTGGACGGCCGGAATGTCGCGCTGCAAGACGCTGTCGACGAGCAGCGAGCCGACGCCCGGCCAGGAGAACAATTTCTCGACGACGACCGCCTGCCCCATCAACGCGCCGAATTGCAGGCCCATTGTGGTGAGAATCAGGACGAGCGCGTTGCGCATCACGTGCCACTTCACGACCCGGGTCTCGCTCATGCCCTTGGAGCGTGCAGTGCGGACAAAATCAGCGGTCATGATCTCGAGGACTGCGGCGCGCGTCGTCCGGGCCAGCAGCGCCATCGGCGAGACGCCGAGTGTCACAGCCGGCAGGATCAGATATTTGAGGCCGCCATCGCCATAGCCGAAACTCGGCAGCCAGCCGAGTTTCAGCGCGAACAGGTACATCAACAGCAGTCCGAGCCAGAATTTGGCCATTGATAGACCCGACACCGCCACGACCATCGAGGCCGTGTCGATGATACTGCCCGGCCGCAATGCAGCGACGAAGCCGAGCGGCACGCCG
Coding sequences:
- a CDS encoding ABC transporter ATP-binding protein, whose amino-acid sequence is MTGSPLIEVEDLRIDLSHGSSRVAAVEGVSFRIDRGETFGLVGESGCGKSITALALIGLLRQPLSIGAGAIRFDGQEIQRLPAAKQRALRGNRIAMIFQEPMTALNPVSPVGRQIAEMFVLHKGKSRREANQLAVEALASVRVPAPERRVKDYPHQLSGGMRQRVMIAIALACGPDLLIADEPTTALDVTVQAEIIELMRNLCAERGTAILMISHDLGLVANVCRRVAVMYAGRIVEERGSADIFRAPSHPYTRGLVDSLPRLGSRAALGRTRLKEIAGVVPAITNFPDGCRFNPRCAQATDICRTTVPETDLLEAGGLVRCHHHA
- a CDS encoding ABC transporter permease, with product MTLRANLIIGGALFALAIFVGLLAPWLAHTDPVLDANLLNAEEPPSWTWWFGTDGQGRDIYSRVVYGARVSLTVGIVSQLINSVIGVALGLSAGYWGGWWDDVVNGLTNLMLAIPSLIFALAIMAVLGSGLASLLIALGLTNWSFTCRIARASALSLKSQGYVQAATVLGYGDLRIMITQLLPNMLGPIIVIGTLGMGSAVLSEAALSFLGLGVRPPFPSWGSMLSEARDQITTAPWLSVFPGLAIFLTVLGLNLLGDGLRDILDPQSRSRRT
- a CDS encoding ABC transporter permease, encoding MLSFLIRRILQTIPTVLAVVLLVFVLFSVVPGSIVSTMSDDSDPQVEARMKKQLGLDEPVYMRFGAYIAKLATGDFGTSFRTREPVTTMIAKRTWPTLQLIFAAMTFAVVVGVPLGFVAALRPGSIIDTASMVVAVSGLSMAKFWLGLLLMYLFALKLGWLPSFGYGDGGLKYLILPAVTLGVSPMALLARTTRAAVLEIMTADFVRTARSKGMSETRVVKWHVMRNALVLILTTMGLQFGALMGQAVVVEKLFSWPGVGSLLVDSVLQRDIPAVQGSILVVVLFFLAINLLIDLLYGVIDPRIRYA